One window of Elaeis guineensis isolate ETL-2024a chromosome 11, EG11, whole genome shotgun sequence genomic DNA carries:
- the LOC105054559 gene encoding LOW QUALITY PROTEIN: wall-associated receptor kinase 2-like (The sequence of the model RefSeq protein was modified relative to this genomic sequence to represent the inferred CDS: deleted 2 bases in 1 codon), translating to MKSRRRESTIRGTIGGAKGMTNIIGELVLMYQLLVMLFTTAAEELPACQRVCGDVEIPYPFGIGPPHCFREDGFDLTCSKTNDSRGYKPFNGNVEVTNISLASGQVRIYNAISWQCYNKELAHRTWVLDLNDTPYRLSNISNKFTVIGCDTLAYIGGRKNEIDLYESGCVSMCRNGIIPTNGSCTGIGCCQTSIPSGLSFYNVWFDAKFNSSDVQDQEFNPCSFAVLLEEDQFEFQSTYVTKLDFYTTTDGRWGAPVVLDWAIGNETCEQAQRNQTTYACISDHSHCVGSPGGHGYLCNCSSGYRGNPYVHGADGCQDINECDDQRPCAETATCTNAPGNFSCSCPPGTHGDPQKGGTCYPCPPGTHGDPQIGGTCYPNNKLSLTVKLVIGISISLVILLSFCLCIYMVHERRMLMRVKKRYFQQNGGWQLLHEIRSNQGLAFMIFTKEELEQATNKFDKSCVLGHGGYGTVYKGILTDNRTVAIKKSKMIDERLKKEFGKEMIILSQINHKNVVKLLGCCLEVEVPMLVYEFVSNGTLFQLIHEKSHRVPISLDLRLKVASESAGALAYLHSSASPPIIHGDVKPSNILLDDNYTAKVSDFGASMLVPMDETQCATLVQGTCGYLDPEVLQTYHLTDKSDVYSFGVVLLELLTGKKALYFEGSKDEKSLASTFISAMKENQLLQLLDGQIKNEEDMDVIQAVAELANQCLNFRGQERPSMDEVAEKLDRLRKFKLHPWVQHPEEIERLLEESSNYRETDTTRHYSLEKIAALDIESGR from the exons ATGAAGTCCAGAAGAAGAGAGTCCACTATCAGAGGAACTATAGGGGGAGCGAAAGGAATGACCAATATTATTGGTGAGCTAGTGCTCATGTACCAGCTCCTAGTGATGCTGTTCACAACCGCTGCAGAGGAGCTGCCGGCCTGCCAACGGGTGTGCGGTGACGTTGAGATCCCCTACCCTTTCGGCATCGGCCCCCCCCACTGTTTTAGGGAAGACGGGTTCGACCTGACATGCAGCAAGACCAATGATAGCCGCGGATACAAACCATTTAACGGCAATGTGGAGGTCACCAACATCTCACTGGCCTCAGGCCAAGTTCGAATATACAATGCCATATCTTGGCAATGCTACAACAAAGAGTTGGCCCACCGCACCTGGGTTCTGGACTTAAATGACACGCCGTACAGGTTGTCCAACATCAGCAACAAGTTCACCGTCATCGGCTGCGACACCCTCGCCTACATCGGAGGTCGTAAAAACGAAATCGATTTGTACGAGAGCGGGTGCGTGTCGATGTGCCGGAACGGGATAATCCCAACAAATGGTTCATGCACTGGCATCGGCTGCTGCCAGACTTCCATCCCCTCAGGGCTCAGCTTCTACAACGTCTGGTTCGATGCCAAGTTCAACAGCTCCGACGTCCAGGATCAGGAGTTCAATCCTTGCAGCTTCGCGGTTCTGCTCGAGGAGGACCAGTTCGAGTTCCAGTCGACCTACGTCACTAAGCTTGATTTCTACACAACAACGGATGGCCGGTGGGGA GCACCCGTGGTGCTGGACTGGGCCATAGGGAACGAGACATGCGAGCAAGCCCAGCGCAACCAAACGACCTATGCTTGTATCAGTGATCATAGTCACTGTGTTGGATCCCCCGGTGGCCATGGGTATCTCTGCAACTGCTCAAGCGGTTACCGGGGAAATCCCTATGTTCACGGAGCCGATGGATGCCAAG ACATTAACGAGTGCGATGATCAGAGGCCATGCGCCGAGACTGCCACGTGCACGAACGCGCCAGGGAATTTTTCCTGTTCATGCCCACCAGGCACACACGGCGACCCTCAAAAAGGTGGAACTTGCTACCCATGCCCACCAGGCACACACGGCGACCCTCAGATTGGTGGAACTTGCTACCCAAACAACAAACTTTCCCTGACGGTGAAGCTTGTAATAG GCATTAGCATCAGCCTAGTCATTCTATTATCCTTTTGCCTTTGCATTTATATGGTCCACGAAAGAAGAATGCTTATGAGGGTTAAAAAGAGATATTTTCAGCAAAATGGAGGTTGGCAATTGCTTCATGAGATCAGGTCAAACCAAGGCCTTGCGTTTATGATTTTTACAAAAGAAGAATTAGAACAGGCAACAAACAAGTTTGACAAAAGCTGTGTCCTAGGGCATGGAGGCTATGGAACTGTTTATAAAGGAATTTTGACAGATAACCGTACGGTtgccataaaaaaatcaaagatgatTGACGAGAGGCTGAAGAAGGAATTTGGAAAGGAGATGATTATTCTTTCCCAGATCAACCACAAGAATGTGGTTAAGCTCCTGGGATGTTGTTTGGAGGTCGAAGTCCCCATGTTAGTTTATGAATTCGTCTCCAATGGGACTCTATTCCAGTTAATCCACGAAAAGAGCCACAGAGTCCCCATTTCCTTGGATCTGCGTCTAAAGGTTGCTTCAGAGTCGGCAGGGGCACTTGCATATTTACATTCATCAGCTTCCCCTCCAATCATTCATGGAGATGTGAAGCCTTCCAACATACTTTTAGATGACAATTACACAGCAAAGGTGTCTGATTTTGGAGCTTCAATGCTAGTTCCAATGGATGAAACTCAATGTGCTACGTTAGTTCAAGGTACTTGTGGTTACTTAGACCCTGAGGTCCTACAGACATACCATCTAACAGATAAAAGCGATGTTTACAGCTTTGGTGTTGTTCTTCTAGAGCTCCTTACTGGCAAGAAGGCACTTtattttgaaggatctaaagatgAGAAAAGCCTAGCATCAACTTTCATATCTGCCATGAAGGAGAATCAACTTCTACAGCTTCTGGACGGTCAAATTAAGAATGAAGAGGACATGGATGTGATTCAAGCAGTTGCTGAGCTTGCAAACCAATGCTTGAATTTTAGGGGACAAGAAAGGCCTTCAATGGATGAAGTGGCAGAAAAGCTAGATAGGTTAAGAAAATTCAAACTGCATCCATGGGTACAGCATCCTGAAGAGATTGAGAGATTGCTCGAGGAATCATCCAACTATCGTGAAACAGATACCACCAGGCATTATAGTTTAGAGAAGATAGCTGCACTGGATATAGAATCTGGAAGGTGA
- the LOC105054493 gene encoding pre-mRNA-splicing factor SLU7-A, translating to MATPSASFKSQEDHRKQLELEEARKAGLAPGEVDEDGKEINPHNPQYMSSAAWYLHAERPLWKYQRKWKSDPNYTKAWRDVEELR from the exons ATGGCGACGCCTTCAG CATCTTTTAAATCCCAAGAAGACCATCGAAAACAACTTGAACTGGAGGAAGCGCGTAAGGCTGGGCTTGCCCCAGGTGAGGTTGATGAAGATGGGAAGGAAATTAATCCGCATAATCCTCAGTACATGTCATCTGCCGCTTGGTATCTTCATGCTGAGAGGCCT CTTTGGAAGTATCAGAGGAAATGGAAGTCAGATCCAAATTACACAAAAGCATGGAGAG atgttgaggaattaagatga